In Thermoanaerobaculia bacterium, one DNA window encodes the following:
- a CDS encoding NADH-ubiquinone oxidoreductase-F iron-sulfur binding region domain-containing protein has product MNEDTCIVRAAKNLAKFFAHESCGQCTPCREGCPWLLKVLGRIEGGEGRPEDVELLLPMAKQMNNGMTLCVFADAAVGHVVSTVPKFRAEYDYHVTHKRCMVGTREEVVA; this is encoded by the coding sequence GATGAACGAGGACACCTGCATCGTTCGCGCCGCGAAGAACCTCGCGAAGTTCTTCGCGCACGAGTCGTGCGGCCAGTGCACGCCGTGCCGCGAGGGTTGCCCGTGGCTGCTGAAGGTCCTGGGCCGGATCGAGGGAGGCGAAGGGCGCCCCGAAGACGTCGAGCTGCTGCTCCCCATGGCGAAGCAGATGAACAACGGGATGACGCTCTGCGTCTTCGCGGACGCCGCGGTGGGACACGTGGTCTCGACCGTTCCGAAGTTCCGCGCGGAATACGACTACCACGTCACCCACAAGCGGTGCATGGTCGGGACCCGAGAGGAAGTCGTGGCGTGA
- a CDS encoding 2Fe-2S iron-sulfur cluster-binding protein: MPKITFQDRETRTVEVPDGTNLIEAAKLAGIEIPHFCYHPRFSVVGQCRMCLVEIDGMPKIQAACTTPIKDGMVVKTGSPKTKDAQKATMEFLLINHPLDCPICDQAGECKLQDNSFGYGFQQSRYDERKKQYDGYSRTKIGPHVIADMTRCILCTRCIRFTQEIAKTGELTFLDRAGSTLVWTHEGRELDNDWSACAADVCPVGALTVEDFRFRQRVWYLKKTPSVCPGCDIGCNNTIESRGGIVYRYMPRLNPDVNDYWLCDHGRFLAESLNERDYGRPLVREGGEEKSVPWDAAIARILSAIRETTGGAGPSAILALGSGFLSNEENWLLRKLFGDTLGVPNLDVAADPDRVRRMPSKSGWIESSGVAAPNLKGARDVGVGPRAGGKGLAALYDGSFTPEIVYVADAAWSKDAENPDRVAALRRAKLLVVHARTENLLTREADIVLPATSLAEKDGTFTNRFGRVQRFERAMLAKPPVKADWEILLLLAVALGFGDPSWNPLSIFPMLAEEIPGYAVDEDVLDGGLTMKKGLFVAEGGL, from the coding sequence ATGCCGAAGATCACGTTCCAGGACAGGGAAACGCGCACCGTCGAGGTGCCGGACGGGACGAACCTGATCGAGGCGGCGAAGCTCGCCGGGATCGAGATCCCGCACTTCTGCTATCACCCGCGCTTCTCGGTCGTGGGCCAGTGCCGCATGTGCCTCGTCGAGATCGACGGGATGCCGAAGATCCAGGCCGCCTGCACGACGCCGATCAAGGACGGGATGGTCGTCAAGACCGGCTCTCCGAAGACGAAGGACGCGCAGAAGGCGACGATGGAGTTCCTGCTGATCAACCACCCGCTCGACTGCCCGATCTGCGACCAGGCCGGCGAGTGCAAGCTCCAGGACAACTCCTTCGGGTACGGCTTCCAGCAGTCCCGCTACGACGAACGCAAGAAGCAGTACGACGGATACTCGCGCACGAAGATCGGACCGCACGTCATCGCCGACATGACGCGCTGCATCCTCTGCACGCGCTGCATCCGGTTCACCCAGGAGATCGCGAAGACGGGCGAGCTGACGTTCCTCGACCGCGCCGGCTCGACCCTCGTCTGGACCCACGAGGGGCGGGAGCTCGACAACGACTGGTCCGCCTGCGCCGCCGACGTCTGTCCGGTCGGCGCGCTCACGGTCGAGGACTTCCGTTTCCGGCAGCGGGTCTGGTACCTGAAGAAGACGCCCTCCGTCTGCCCCGGGTGCGACATCGGCTGCAACAACACGATCGAATCGCGCGGCGGGATCGTCTACCGGTACATGCCGCGCCTCAATCCCGACGTCAACGACTACTGGCTCTGCGACCACGGCCGGTTCCTCGCCGAGAGCCTGAACGAGCGCGACTACGGGCGCCCGCTGGTCCGGGAGGGCGGCGAAGAGAAGAGCGTTCCTTGGGACGCCGCGATCGCGCGCATCCTGTCCGCGATCCGGGAGACGACCGGAGGCGCGGGGCCGTCGGCGATCCTCGCCCTCGGCTCGGGATTCCTTTCGAACGAGGAGAACTGGCTCCTCCGGAAGCTCTTCGGCGACACGCTCGGCGTGCCGAACCTCGACGTCGCGGCGGACCCCGACCGCGTCCGCCGGATGCCGTCGAAGAGCGGATGGATCGAGAGCTCGGGCGTCGCCGCGCCGAACCTGAAGGGCGCGCGCGACGTCGGCGTGGGCCCCCGCGCCGGCGGGAAGGGCCTCGCGGCGCTCTACGACGGGAGCTTCACCCCCGAGATCGTCTACGTCGCCGACGCGGCCTGGTCGAAGGACGCGGAGAACCCGGACCGCGTCGCCGCGCTCCGGCGCGCGAAGCTCCTCGTCGTTCACGCGCGGACCGAGAACCTCCTGACGCGGGAGGCCGACATCGTGCTCCCGGCGACCTCGCTCGCCGAGAAGGACGGCACCTTCACGAACCGGTTCGGACGGGTGCAGCGGTTCGAGCGCGCGATGCTCGCCAAACCGCCCGTCAAGGCGGACTGGGAAATCCTGCTGCTCCTCGCGGTCGCCCTCGGCTTCGGCGATCCGTCGTGGAATCCCCTGTCGATCTTCCCGATGCTCGCGGAGGAGATCCCGGGCTACGCCGTCGACGAAGACGTGCTCGACGGCGGCCTGACCATGAAGAAGGGACTCTTCGTCGCCGAGGGAGGATTGTGA